A window from Fibrobacter sp. UWB11 encodes these proteins:
- a CDS encoding outer membrane lipoprotein carrier protein LolA: MTMFKGNICIIILCVIWGCGVTFADVLRHPVNKKSKPELERALAKVMDYEVASGDFKQTKIIPQKKRKFVSTGTFMISKKNGIIWKTQKPIFSELALNNGGIFERDSSGQSHMLLPKDNPIFTDLSRNIQSFFSGKISELESKFQVFYEKKSCGFVMGLIPRDGMVRMVIDNVIIEACNNIDKVTITDGDKTPVMLEFLNYKTVGKKLQKRETSTP, translated from the coding sequence ATGACAATGTTTAAAGGGAATATTTGCATTATAATTTTATGTGTAATTTGGGGATGTGGAGTGACATTCGCTGATGTCTTGCGTCATCCGGTGAATAAAAAGTCAAAGCCGGAATTAGAAAGAGCTTTGGCAAAAGTCATGGATTACGAAGTTGCTTCTGGTGATTTTAAACAAACCAAAATCATCCCTCAAAAAAAACGCAAGTTTGTATCGACCGGAACATTCATGATTTCTAAAAAGAATGGCATTATTTGGAAAACGCAAAAGCCTATTTTTTCGGAATTGGCGCTTAATAATGGCGGAATTTTCGAACGCGATTCTAGTGGCCAGTCACACATGCTATTGCCCAAAGACAATCCTATTTTTACAGATTTATCTAGAAATATCCAATCGTTTTTTTCAGGGAAAATATCAGAACTGGAATCTAAATTCCAGGTATTCTACGAAAAAAAATCCTGCGGCTTTGTAATGGGACTTATTCCGCGTGATGGAATGGTCCGCATGGTTATTGATAATGTTATAATTGAAGCATGCAATAATATTGACAAAGTCACTATAACAGATGGTGATAAAACGCCAGTAATGCTTGAATTTTTGAATTACAAGACTGTAGGAAAGAAACTGCAAAAGCGTGAAACTTCTACGCCGTAA
- a CDS encoding methyltransferase has protein sequence MFDFYKNDTIDAVNAKFEAQKIAFAPLSFQAARALRNMGILDEISNARKKGITISELSQKLGISLYGIGVLVEMGLGMGAIKIHKDSSEDDLRLTLGKIGFFLMKDEMTQVNMDFSEDICYRGAENLEESIRTGKPAGLPHLGPWKTVYEGLSQLTEQQKKSWFGFDHFYSDLAFPEALPIVFENPVKRLFDIGGNTAKWAIACCRYNDDVKVSIIDLPGQTAVAEKNAAATGFADRIDTISCNVLDDSTAFPQGADAVWMSQFLDCFSLEQVTKILTKIHKAATPDTDIYVLEPLWDKQRFEAAAYSLQATSLYFTCIANGNSKMYRYAELKHAIEIAGFELKEAHHNVGPNAYSLLRFRKK, from the coding sequence ATGTTCGATTTTTATAAAAACGATACTATCGACGCCGTAAACGCCAAGTTCGAAGCGCAAAAAATTGCTTTTGCCCCCCTTAGTTTCCAGGCTGCCCGCGCTCTTAGGAACATGGGCATTTTAGACGAAATTAGCAATGCCCGCAAAAAAGGAATCACCATCTCGGAATTGTCCCAAAAGCTTGGAATATCGCTTTATGGCATTGGTGTGCTGGTCGAGATGGGGCTTGGCATGGGTGCCATTAAAATCCACAAGGATTCTAGCGAAGACGATTTACGTCTCACGCTTGGTAAAATCGGTTTTTTCCTCATGAAAGACGAAATGACTCAAGTGAATATGGACTTTTCAGAAGACATCTGCTACCGCGGTGCAGAGAATCTCGAAGAATCCATCCGCACAGGGAAACCTGCTGGGCTCCCGCACTTGGGACCATGGAAAACAGTGTACGAAGGTCTTTCACAGCTCACCGAACAGCAAAAAAAGAGTTGGTTTGGCTTTGATCACTTTTACTCCGATTTAGCTTTTCCCGAAGCTCTCCCAATCGTTTTCGAAAATCCCGTAAAACGTCTTTTCGACATTGGTGGAAACACTGCAAAATGGGCAATCGCCTGTTGCAGATACAATGATGATGTTAAAGTGTCTATCATCGATTTGCCGGGACAAACCGCAGTTGCCGAAAAGAACGCCGCAGCAACCGGTTTTGCCGACCGCATAGACACTATTTCGTGTAACGTTTTAGATGATTCGACCGCGTTTCCTCAAGGAGCTGACGCCGTCTGGATGAGCCAGTTCTTGGACTGTTTTTCGCTTGAACAAGTCACGAAAATCTTGACGAAAATTCACAAAGCCGCAACACCGGATACAGACATTTATGTTCTGGAACCACTTTGGGACAAGCAACGTTTTGAAGCAGCAGCCTACTCTCTGCAAGCCACATCGCTTTACTTCACCTGCATCGCCAACGGTAACAGCAAGATGTATCGCTATGCAGAACTCAAGCACGCCATTGAAATTGCGGGATTCGAACTGAAAGAAGCGCACCACAATGTAGGCCCCAACGCCTATTCCCTCCTCCGTTTCCGCAAAAAGTAA
- a CDS encoding lipid A biosynthesis acyltransferase produces MSKHWSEIEEVGGSVWHFRFMLWVVCHLPLFLVELCTAVICFFFWLGAAPVRARSKIYLEHLRKLGVRVGAFGTYKHILSFALSMVEKLRGWKGAIKLNQIESQNDDLQMLVSQMNQGQGAFLLCSHLGNMEMLRSLTEYGEFHTSRKFQVFPVVDLSGSKKFNALLRELNPELMENVIDANSIDVDSAIWMKEKIADGNLVVIAGDRTSAHTRSRVLETTFLGETANFPEGAFSLAGILNVPVYFVFAIRKHDFNIRSPYEMHVVRAKTNLDCLRKERPMRLKMLLQEYTELLERLCKEHPYQWYNFYDFWDRLDK; encoded by the coding sequence ATGAGCAAGCATTGGTCCGAAATCGAAGAAGTTGGCGGAAGTGTTTGGCATTTCCGTTTTATGCTTTGGGTCGTGTGCCATTTGCCGTTGTTTCTTGTTGAATTGTGTACGGCTGTAATATGCTTCTTTTTCTGGCTTGGGGCTGCACCTGTTCGTGCGCGTTCGAAAATTTATTTGGAACACTTGCGAAAATTGGGCGTACGCGTGGGTGCGTTTGGAACGTATAAGCACATCCTTTCGTTTGCGCTTTCGATGGTCGAAAAGTTACGAGGCTGGAAGGGCGCTATCAAGCTCAATCAGATTGAATCGCAAAATGACGACTTGCAGATGCTCGTTTCGCAAATGAATCAAGGGCAGGGCGCGTTTCTGCTTTGTTCGCATCTAGGCAATATGGAAATGCTCCGTTCGCTCACTGAATATGGCGAGTTCCATACATCGAGAAAGTTTCAGGTTTTCCCGGTAGTCGATTTGTCGGGATCGAAAAAGTTCAATGCGCTTTTGCGTGAACTGAATCCTGAACTGATGGAAAATGTGATTGATGCCAATTCCATTGATGTCGATTCTGCCATTTGGATGAAAGAGAAAATTGCAGATGGAAATCTCGTGGTGATTGCGGGGGATCGCACGTCTGCCCATACACGCAGTCGCGTGCTCGAAACGACGTTCCTGGGTGAAACAGCGAATTTTCCGGAAGGCGCTTTTTCATTGGCGGGTATTCTGAATGTTCCCGTTTATTTTGTATTTGCGATTCGCAAACATGACTTTAATATCCGTTCGCCTTATGAAATGCATGTGGTACGTGCCAAGACGAATTTGGACTGTTTGCGCAAGGAACGCCCTATGCGCTTGAAAATGCTATTGCAGGAATACACTGAGCTGTTGGAAAGGCTGTGTAAAGAACATCCTTATCAGTGGTACAATTTCTACGATTTTTGGGACAGGTTAGATAAATAG
- a CDS encoding MMPL family transporter, with amino-acid sequence MSEAEKELSSRTVRNITVLVGHEDFEVARSAAVALDRMFKEDSSFEETRLFVNENAMNEMREFFFKHRYTLQGKTIREMFAKGDFESLKNRALQKIYGSFSMTDLNHLDEDPFLLGDAAFENFVQNSPMSLSRFVLRDSVLYATDSNATYVMWNAVLSKNVSAFSSEEHIIARMNHVLDSLKMAQPGLLVAKSGVPFHSFESSDRAKSEIAWISGVSIVLILLLLLYVFRSPVPILATLSTIAVGIFTALASTWFVFGNVHVFTFVFGTSIIGVSIDYAVHFFVHRKAGVRNVRSCIIKGLLLGFLTTELSYIALTFADFSLLRQMAVFSIVGLLSAFLTITLLFHAVFENSIVSSEGTEAQSVPANLPTQFPKAILNAYAKIPKWGVRLILALFFLALLPGLKQLHIHTDIGNFYTMNDEIKASEALTSKLNNLGIAPSYFIVEGKQDHILLENEELLTERLNQAEKEGLVKSYLAVSNIIPSGRFQAGSILDLEKLVFGIKKRWIEILINNELPQMLAPNVRNYLTEIGVENHSIFVKSLLLSQDFIDFEKIDKNDRFVDVDLKNDFPQSLSFLLQMLWIGHIGDKYYSAVLPLHVSDEFDAQKIAEGLPNVYAVNKMQNINHALTKISHVSLKLVCIAYAVVFLILVIVYKFKDAVRIIRAPVLASLFAASIFGYIEIDFNFFAIVGVILTLGIGIDYALFFKEGGRSNLTTALAVMLSAMTTIISFGSLACSAFVPVHTFGLAVLLGISCCFFISPFSAKR; translated from the coding sequence GTGAGCGAAGCTGAAAAAGAGCTCAGTTCCCGAACGGTGCGAAATATTACGGTTCTTGTCGGGCATGAAGATTTCGAGGTTGCGCGCAGTGCTGCGGTTGCGTTGGATCGCATGTTTAAAGAAGATTCTTCATTTGAAGAAACTCGACTTTTTGTAAACGAAAACGCAATGAATGAAATGCGTGAGTTTTTCTTTAAGCATCGTTATACATTGCAGGGGAAAACTATTCGTGAAATGTTTGCAAAAGGCGATTTTGAATCATTAAAGAATAGGGCTCTCCAAAAAATCTATGGTTCATTTTCCATGACGGACTTGAATCATCTTGATGAAGATCCATTTTTGCTGGGGGATGCGGCGTTCGAAAATTTTGTGCAGAATTCCCCGATGTCATTGAGCCGCTTTGTTCTTCGCGATAGCGTACTTTATGCGACAGATTCCAATGCTACTTATGTAATGTGGAATGCTGTCCTCTCCAAAAATGTCTCTGCGTTTTCGTCTGAAGAGCATATTATTGCTCGAATGAATCATGTGCTTGATTCCTTGAAAATGGCGCAGCCGGGGCTTCTTGTGGCGAAGTCGGGTGTCCCGTTCCATAGCTTTGAAAGTTCTGATCGTGCGAAGTCCGAAATTGCTTGGATTTCGGGCGTTTCAATTGTGCTGATTTTGTTGTTGCTTTTATACGTATTCCGTTCTCCGGTTCCAATTCTAGCGACGCTATCGACGATTGCTGTTGGTATTTTTACGGCGCTTGCATCTACATGGTTTGTTTTTGGAAATGTTCATGTTTTTACGTTTGTATTTGGTACAAGCATTATTGGCGTGAGTATTGATTACGCGGTTCACTTTTTTGTCCATAGAAAAGCAGGCGTACGAAATGTACGTTCATGTATTATCAAGGGGCTTTTGCTTGGTTTCTTGACAACAGAACTCAGCTATATCGCGCTTACGTTTGCTGATTTTTCATTGTTGCGCCAAATGGCCGTGTTCTCGATTGTGGGTCTGTTGAGTGCGTTCTTGACGATAACGCTATTGTTCCATGCGGTATTTGAAAATTCGATAGTTTCTAGTGAAGGAACTGAAGCACAATCAGTGCCTGCAAATCTGCCGACTCAATTCCCTAAAGCTATTCTCAATGCTTATGCAAAAATCCCCAAGTGGGGTGTCCGATTGATACTTGCGCTTTTTTTCCTAGCGCTTCTTCCGGGGCTTAAACAACTCCATATTCATACGGATATTGGCAACTTTTACACGATGAATGATGAGATTAAAGCGTCTGAAGCTTTGACCTCGAAACTAAACAATTTGGGTATTGCACCGTCTTATTTTATTGTTGAAGGAAAACAAGATCACATCCTTTTAGAAAATGAAGAACTGCTTACAGAACGCCTTAATCAGGCCGAAAAAGAAGGATTGGTAAAATCGTATTTGGCGGTATCGAATATCATCCCGTCAGGAAGGTTTCAAGCTGGTTCTATTTTGGATTTAGAAAAGCTGGTTTTTGGAATAAAAAAACGATGGATAGAGATTTTAATTAATAATGAATTGCCGCAAATGCTTGCACCTAATGTCAGGAATTATTTAACGGAAATAGGCGTGGAGAACCATTCTATTTTTGTTAAAAGTTTACTTTTATCACAAGATTTTATTGATTTCGAAAAGATTGACAAAAACGATAGATTTGTTGATGTTGATTTAAAGAATGATTTTCCACAATCATTGAGTTTTCTTCTCCAAATGCTTTGGATTGGCCATATCGGGGACAAATATTATAGCGCGGTACTTCCGCTTCATGTGTCCGATGAGTTTGATGCACAAAAGATTGCAGAGGGCTTGCCGAATGTCTATGCGGTGAACAAAATGCAAAACATCAATCATGCGCTTACAAAAATTTCGCATGTGTCGCTTAAACTTGTTTGTATAGCCTATGCGGTTGTATTCTTGATTCTTGTAATTGTGTATAAATTTAAAGATGCGGTTCGGATTATCCGAGCTCCGGTCTTGGCAAGTCTCTTTGCTGCTTCAATCTTTGGTTACATTGAAATCGATTTCAATTTCTTTGCGATTGTCGGTGTGATTCTCACGCTTGGTATCGGGATTGATTACGCGTTGTTTTTTAAAGAAGGTGGTCGCTCGAATTTGACAACAGCTCTTGCAGTTATGCTTTCGGCAATGACAACGATTATTTCGTTTGGTAGTCTTGCTTGCAGTGCCTTTGTGCCTGTTCATACGTTTGGTCTTGCCGTACTGCTTGGCATTTCGTGCTGTTTCTTTATTTCGCCATTTAGCGCCAAACGTTAA
- the hutH gene encoding histidine ammonia-lyase, giving the protein MKTVVIGSGKLSIEDVVAIAKKQVAVELDSSAEFQRKIDSGAEFLDEALAEHGGIYGVTTGYGDSCTQVLPPEHYSQLPINLTRFHGCGLGDYFDAETTRAIMAVRLNTLAQGFSGVSYALLKIITQFLQNDILPLIPQEGSVGASGDLTPLSYLAGAVIGERNVMYKGERRPSLDVMKELNIAPHKFRPKEAIAIMNGTAAMNAVACMAFSRAEYLCDLACRITAMITVAMKGNAYHYYERLFEAKPHPGLGLAAKKIRSALNLDVAKNVVPEKIQDPYSLRCAPHVIGLFYDSSAFLRQLIEIELNSANDNPIVDPFTKNIFHGGHFYGGHICLAMDTLKNMVANIADLLDRQMAMIVDIKFNRNLPPNLAGSKGDYDINHGFKAVQIGVSAWTAEALHLTMPMSVFSRSTECHNQDKVSMGTIAARDCIRVLELSEQVAAATLLASAQALRIRLERGEISEDRLKNLQETYDQVFSKFAPLECDRQLEQDLRNTLELIRQKFYAV; this is encoded by the coding sequence ATGAAAACCGTCGTTATTGGAAGCGGTAAGCTCTCGATTGAAGATGTTGTTGCGATTGCGAAAAAGCAAGTCGCAGTGGAACTTGATAGTTCTGCGGAATTCCAGAGAAAGATTGATTCTGGTGCAGAATTCTTGGACGAAGCGCTTGCAGAACATGGTGGCATTTATGGCGTGACAACAGGATATGGTGATTCCTGCACGCAGGTGTTGCCGCCGGAACATTACAGCCAGCTCCCGATCAACTTGACGCGTTTTCATGGATGCGGTCTCGGCGATTATTTTGATGCAGAGACAACCCGTGCAATTATGGCGGTGCGTTTGAATACGCTTGCGCAAGGTTTCTCGGGCGTGAGCTATGCGCTTTTGAAAATCATTACGCAGTTTTTGCAGAACGATATTTTGCCGCTTATTCCGCAGGAAGGTTCCGTGGGGGCAAGTGGCGACTTGACTCCGCTTTCGTATTTGGCGGGGGCTGTGATTGGTGAACGCAATGTGATGTACAAGGGGGAACGTAGGCCTTCTTTGGATGTGATGAAGGAATTGAATATTGCGCCCCACAAGTTCCGCCCTAAAGAAGCGATTGCCATTATGAATGGAACGGCTGCGATGAATGCCGTTGCATGCATGGCGTTTTCGCGCGCTGAATACTTGTGCGACCTTGCTTGCCGAATTACGGCAATGATAACGGTTGCCATGAAGGGGAATGCGTATCACTATTACGAACGCTTATTCGAGGCTAAACCGCATCCGGGATTGGGCTTGGCTGCAAAGAAAATTCGCAGTGCGCTGAATCTTGATGTTGCCAAGAATGTTGTTCCTGAAAAGATTCAAGACCCGTATTCTCTGCGTTGCGCTCCGCATGTGATTGGACTTTTCTATGATTCTAGCGCGTTCTTGCGCCAACTGATTGAAATTGAACTCAACAGTGCCAATGACAATCCGATTGTAGATCCGTTCACAAAGAATATTTTCCATGGTGGGCATTTCTATGGCGGGCATATTTGCCTTGCGATGGATACGCTCAAGAATATGGTTGCAAACATTGCGGACCTTTTGGATCGTCAGATGGCTATGATTGTCGATATCAAGTTTAATCGTAACTTACCGCCGAATCTTGCGGGGAGCAAGGGCGATTACGATATCAATCACGGCTTTAAGGCAGTGCAGATTGGTGTATCTGCTTGGACGGCAGAAGCTTTGCATTTGACGATGCCGATGAGCGTGTTCAGCCGTTCGACGGAATGCCACAACCAGGACAAGGTCAGCATGGGTACGATTGCAGCCCGCGACTGCATCCGCGTCTTGGAGCTTTCGGAACAGGTGGCAGCGGCAACGCTTCTGGCTTCGGCTCAGGCACTTCGCATACGCTTGGAACGAGGTGAAATTTCGGAAGACCGCCTCAAAAATCTTCAAGAGACTTACGATCAGGTATTTTCCAAGTTTGCCCCGCTTGAATGTGACCGTCAATTGGAACAGGATTTGCGCAATACGCTGGAGCTGATTCGCCAGAAATTTTACGCTGTATAA
- a CDS encoding acyl carrier protein has protein sequence MDKQVIFEKIKAALIEDFDLEEERIVPEARLYEDLELDSIDAVDLIVKLKSFLPRNIDPESFKKMRTLQNVVDGVYNLVQNSENR, from the coding sequence ATGGACAAACAAGTCATTTTCGAAAAGATTAAGGCAGCCCTTATTGAAGATTTCGACTTGGAAGAGGAGCGCATTGTCCCAGAAGCTCGACTTTACGAGGATTTGGAACTCGATAGTATCGATGCCGTAGATTTGATTGTCAAGTTGAAGTCGTTTTTGCCGAGAAACATTGACCCGGAATCATTCAAAAAAATGCGCACTCTTCAAAACGTGGTCGATGGTGTTTATAATCTTGTCCAAAATTCGGAAAATAGGTAA
- a CDS encoding AMP-binding protein, which yields MKPMAGKILFTAISVLYPVIVYCGLNYWGLSPRRLSIMLLALAFYHFLNFTQSKSQAERGRTGAFVALIFVCATVAFFANNILFVKFYPVLVNLSLLSFFGFTLWRPPSFAFRTATLHDKTLEKSPSFKAVEEYCRKVTIAWCIFFIVNGSIAAFTVFVGSDKIWSLYNGLISYILIGIFFTMEYLVRKMMQKKMQSYIPVCDLELDSRPSGALVSFSSGEGDAGNKTWADFVSDVSKVRYYLEARENVPWILHCEDSYYFTVALLAMLQSGRKALVTANRQEAFIKEIKKPEYGFLTDEPFAGNVSNAGEMPMTLIQDVLAGEYSRGSDGDKASEIKFSKFDKSKAEMVMYTSGTTGEPKAVYKLFLQFENELFELVKVFGNDWVNRKVYSTVNHHHIYGLLFTALLPIATGLPFRRHRIDFPTELANIAGEAAVIASSPAFLKRLSAESDKPIDFKCTPIIYSSGGPLPEEVARKACELTGFWTMEIYGSTETGGIAYRQSKNGAVWTPFEVCKMSVAENGCLNIKSSYILEPEGFTTGDLVDLYDDGRFLLKGRSDSIVKIEEKRISLPEVEMRLKQTGLVQDVRVVPMVGKRQYLAAAIVLNEAGRKKFADSPKLAINNYFHGYLLKFIENTVSPKKWRYLEELPQNTEGKIRMRDIQALFGLAESPNFKILKFRREPGALTAKLLFPATSDYFDGHFPDFKLLPAVVQVDMVLRLARNFLDVPKNLSKMNRTRFANPILPDVPVMVKITYDAEAGKVTFAYTSVDGETSYSNGSLMMDVSTGNVGEGQNRG from the coding sequence ATGAAACCTATGGCGGGAAAGATTCTCTTTACCGCGATTTCTGTTTTGTATCCGGTAATTGTCTATTGCGGGCTTAATTACTGGGGACTTTCTCCACGGCGCTTAAGCATTATGCTTTTAGCGCTTGCTTTTTATCATTTCTTGAATTTTACGCAAAGCAAGTCCCAAGCGGAGCGTGGGCGGACGGGGGCTTTTGTTGCGCTGATTTTTGTATGCGCAACGGTCGCTTTTTTTGCAAATAACATTTTATTTGTCAAGTTTTACCCTGTGCTTGTGAACTTGAGCTTGCTCTCGTTCTTTGGTTTTACGTTGTGGAGACCACCCAGTTTTGCGTTCCGCACGGCAACTCTTCATGACAAGACCTTGGAAAAATCTCCTTCGTTTAAAGCGGTGGAAGAATATTGCCGAAAAGTGACAATTGCTTGGTGCATCTTTTTCATTGTGAACGGTTCTATCGCTGCATTTACAGTTTTCGTAGGTTCCGATAAAATTTGGTCGTTGTACAACGGGCTTATTTCTTACATTTTAATCGGGATTTTCTTTACTATGGAATATTTGGTTCGAAAAATGATGCAGAAAAAAATGCAGTCTTACATTCCTGTATGCGATTTGGAATTGGATTCCCGTCCAAGCGGCGCGCTTGTCAGTTTTAGTTCTGGTGAAGGTGATGCCGGAAATAAGACTTGGGCCGATTTTGTAAGCGATGTATCCAAGGTGAGATATTATTTGGAAGCTCGTGAGAATGTGCCGTGGATTTTGCATTGCGAAGATTCGTATTACTTTACGGTGGCTTTGCTGGCGATGCTTCAAAGCGGGCGCAAAGCGCTTGTAACTGCGAATCGCCAAGAAGCATTTATCAAGGAAATCAAGAAGCCGGAATATGGGTTCTTGACGGATGAACCGTTTGCTGGGAATGTATCGAATGCGGGCGAGATGCCCATGACCTTGATTCAGGACGTACTTGCTGGTGAATACTCGCGCGGTTCAGATGGTGACAAAGCCAGCGAAATCAAGTTCAGCAAGTTCGACAAATCCAAGGCTGAGATGGTGATGTACACGTCGGGCACGACAGGTGAACCTAAGGCCGTGTATAAACTCTTTTTGCAGTTCGAAAATGAACTTTTTGAATTGGTAAAAGTCTTTGGAAATGACTGGGTAAATCGCAAGGTTTATAGTACGGTCAACCACCATCATATTTACGGTTTGTTGTTTACGGCGCTTTTGCCGATAGCGACTGGGCTACCGTTCCGTAGGCACCGCATTGATTTCCCGACAGAACTTGCAAACATAGCAGGAGAGGCTGCGGTCATTGCTTCGAGCCCTGCGTTTTTAAAACGTCTATCAGCTGAATCGGACAAACCGATTGACTTTAAATGTACTCCGATTATTTATTCGTCTGGAGGCCCGTTGCCCGAAGAAGTGGCGCGTAAAGCTTGTGAACTGACGGGATTTTGGACGATGGAAATTTACGGCAGTACCGAGACGGGTGGCATTGCTTATAGGCAATCCAAGAATGGAGCCGTGTGGACTCCGTTTGAAGTTTGTAAGATGAGCGTTGCTGAAAACGGCTGTTTGAACATCAAGTCGAGCTATATCCTAGAACCCGAAGGCTTTACCACAGGTGATTTGGTGGACCTTTACGATGATGGACGATTCTTGCTTAAGGGCCGTTCGGATTCAATTGTGAAGATTGAAGAAAAACGCATTTCGCTCCCAGAAGTGGAAATGCGCTTGAAGCAAACAGGCTTGGTGCAAGACGTGCGCGTTGTGCCGATGGTGGGGAAACGCCAATACCTGGCCGCTGCAATTGTACTGAACGAAGCTGGGCGTAAAAAGTTTGCAGATTCACCGAAACTTGCTATCAATAATTATTTCCACGGTTACTTGCTCAAGTTTATCGAAAATACGGTTTCGCCGAAGAAGTGGCGCTATCTCGAAGAACTTCCGCAGAACACGGAAGGCAAGATTCGCATGCGCGATATCCAGGCGCTGTTTGGCCTTGCCGAAAGTCCGAACTTCAAGATTCTCAAGTTCCGCCGTGAACCGGGTGCATTGACCGCTAAGCTTTTGTTCCCTGCGACGAGCGATTACTTTGACGGACATTTCCCGGATTTCAAATTATTGCCTGCAGTGGTACAAGTGGATATGGTTTTGCGTCTTGCGCGGAACTTCTTGGACGTGCCCAAGAATCTTTCGAAAATGAATCGTACGCGTTTTGCAAATCCCATTTTGCCGGACGTTCCTGTAATGGTGAAAATCACGTACGATGCGGAAGCTGGCAAGGTGACGTTCGCATACACGAGCGTTGATGGCGAAACTTCGTATTCTAATGGATCATTGATGATGGACGTTTCAACAGGTAACGTAGGCGAGGGCCAAAATCGTGGATAA
- a CDS encoding phosphopantetheine-binding protein produces the protein MSDLNTRIKEVIIESLELEDITPADIVDSAPIFGKNEAGEGLGLDSIDALELGIAIKENFGVTFSTVKEETKKHFASVNALADYISANSKG, from the coding sequence ATGTCCGATTTGAATACCCGTATTAAGGAAGTCATTATTGAATCCCTTGAACTTGAAGATATCACGCCTGCCGATATTGTAGATTCTGCTCCGATTTTTGGAAAGAACGAAGCTGGCGAAGGGCTTGGGCTTGATTCAATTGATGCTTTGGAATTGGGCATTGCCATTAAGGAAAATTTTGGCGTTACGTTCTCTACTGTTAAGGAAGAAACCAAGAAGCATTTTGCATCGGTAAATGCACTTGCAGATTACATTTCTGCAAACTCTAAGGGCTAA
- a CDS encoding glycosyltransferase family 2 protein — protein MDNTVKVCAIVPVYRHEKASRHVVKSLVDLNIPVILIDDGNTPEGHQVLFEIAKEFANVELVTHKCNLGKGAAMRTGMEAAVVAGFTHALQVDADGQHDMNAIPFFINETKEHPEYLICGYPEYDESVPKAREQGRKITNFWVAIETLSLKILDAMCGFRVYPLKTSWPVMKRLHNKRMGVDIEIIVRLAWAGVQMRFFPVKVNYPKDGVSNFRMFHDNVVISMTHTMLCVGMLFRLPLLLSRRLFKKK, from the coding sequence GTGGATAACACGGTAAAAGTTTGTGCCATCGTGCCTGTTTATCGCCACGAAAAAGCGTCGCGTCATGTCGTGAAATCGCTTGTCGATTTGAACATTCCCGTGATTCTCATTGACGATGGCAATACGCCCGAAGGTCACCAAGTTCTTTTTGAAATTGCAAAAGAATTTGCGAATGTCGAACTTGTGACGCATAAATGCAATCTCGGCAAAGGTGCGGCTATGCGAACTGGCATGGAAGCGGCGGTTGTGGCGGGCTTTACGCACGCTTTGCAAGTCGATGCCGACGGCCAGCACGATATGAATGCAATCCCGTTTTTTATAAACGAGACGAAGGAACATCCAGAATACTTGATTTGCGGTTATCCAGAATACGACGAATCTGTGCCCAAGGCTCGAGAACAGGGGCGCAAGATAACGAATTTCTGGGTGGCAATCGAAACGCTTTCGCTCAAAATTCTCGATGCCATGTGCGGTTTTCGCGTGTATCCGCTTAAAACGTCTTGGCCGGTGATGAAACGTTTGCATAACAAGCGCATGGGTGTTGATATCGAAATTATTGTTCGACTTGCGTGGGCTGGCGTGCAGATGCGTTTTTTCCCGGTGAAGGTGAATTACCCGAAAGACGGTGTTTCGAACTTTAGAATGTTCCATGACAACGTTGTAATTTCAATGACACATACGATGCTTTGCGTTGGTATGCTCTTTAGGCTCCCTTTACTTTTGTCCCGTCGCTTGTTTAAAAAGAAATAG
- a CDS encoding thioesterase family protein produces the protein MAVKKIKETIEFQVEFYDVDSMQVAWHGNYVKYMEVARCALLRKIGYDYNEMTRSGYIWPVVDLHIKYVRPMIFMQKIRAEVTLMEYEVCMKLSYKFMDAETGVVLTKAESTQMAVDMKTKDSLWACPPCFVDKVKALLAKETVR, from the coding sequence ATGGCTGTGAAAAAAATTAAGGAAACGATCGAATTCCAAGTTGAATTTTACGATGTCGATTCTATGCAGGTGGCGTGGCACGGCAATTATGTAAAGTACATGGAAGTTGCCCGTTGTGCTCTTTTACGTAAAATTGGGTATGATTACAACGAAATGACGCGTAGCGGTTACATCTGGCCGGTTGTAGATTTGCATATTAAATATGTACGTCCGATGATTTTTATGCAGAAGATTCGTGCCGAAGTGACGCTGATGGAATACGAAGTCTGCATGAAACTCTCGTACAAGTTTATGGATGCAGAAACGGGAGTCGTGCTTACGAAAGCAGAAAGTACACAAATGGCTGTTGATATGAAAACAAAGGATTCGCTTTGGGCTTGCCCGCCATGTTTCGTGGATAAGGTGAAGGCTCTTTTAGCGAAGGAAACGGTAAGGTGA